The following are from one region of the Natronosporangium hydrolyticum genome:
- a CDS encoding methylated-DNA--[protein]-cysteine S-methyltransferase, producing the protein MNHTTIDTPAGPLTIAVTEPGVVCRAVFSSADHALFRESTYQADLGDVSKAVYAYLEGDLSVLDEVAVRPQPAGEFHTEVRRVLRSVPPGRPITYTALAAQTGRPSAVRAAANACARNDVALFVPCHRVIRGDGGLGGYLWGLDVKRWLLEHEGLAPGRI; encoded by the coding sequence ATGAACCACACCACCATCGACACACCGGCCGGTCCGTTGACGATCGCCGTGACCGAGCCTGGCGTGGTCTGCCGGGCTGTCTTCTCGAGCGCGGATCATGCACTGTTCCGCGAGTCGACATACCAGGCTGACCTCGGCGATGTTTCGAAGGCGGTCTACGCCTATCTGGAGGGTGACCTGTCGGTGCTGGACGAGGTGGCGGTCCGACCGCAGCCGGCCGGTGAATTCCACACCGAGGTACGGCGGGTGTTGCGGTCGGTGCCCCCGGGCCGACCGATCACCTACACCGCTCTCGCCGCTCAGACCGGCCGGCCATCGGCGGTCCGGGCCGCCGCCAACGCCTGCGCCCGCAACGACGTGGCCCTCTTCGTCCCTTGCCATCGGGTGATCCGGGGCGACGGCGGGCTCGGCGGCTATCTCTGGGGGCTGGACGTCAAACGGTGGCTGCTCGAACACGAAGGGCTCGCGCCCGGAAGGATCTGA
- a CDS encoding DNA recombination protein RmuC, with amino-acid sequence MSVSTLAVVVVCLAAGAAVGWLAARTRATTQLAELRATLVATRQGEARLEQSLRALTYEATAESHEAVSRAVAPLQETLLRYEQRVAELERERTDAYAELRTVSGELRQETKQLVAALRAPQVRGRWGEHQLRRIVEAAGMLAHCDFSEQVTASIEEKTVRPDLVVRLHGGRTVVVDAKAPFEAYLAAMEARDEAGREKHLATHAGHLRRHVDSLAAKSYWSAFPQAPEFVVLFVPADPFLDAALRHDPSLLEHAFTRDIVLATPATLVALLRTVAYAWRQEALARNAAEVHTLARELYARLSTMGDHLSKLGGSLGGAVTAYNKAVGSLEARVLVSARKLAELGVADSELPAPEQVETAPRQPQAPELVNEPPPRP; translated from the coding sequence GTGAGTGTTTCCACCCTGGCCGTCGTGGTGGTCTGCCTCGCCGCGGGGGCGGCGGTTGGCTGGCTGGCCGCCCGGACCCGCGCCACGACCCAGCTGGCCGAGCTACGCGCCACGCTGGTGGCGACCCGGCAGGGCGAGGCCAGACTGGAGCAGTCACTGCGCGCCCTCACCTATGAGGCCACCGCCGAGTCGCACGAGGCGGTCTCCCGGGCGGTCGCGCCGCTGCAGGAGACGCTGCTGCGGTATGAGCAACGGGTCGCCGAGCTGGAACGGGAACGCACCGACGCGTACGCGGAGCTGCGCACCGTATCGGGGGAGCTGCGGCAGGAGACCAAGCAGCTGGTGGCGGCGCTGCGGGCGCCGCAGGTACGGGGCCGGTGGGGGGAGCACCAGCTGCGCCGGATCGTCGAGGCCGCCGGCATGCTGGCCCATTGTGACTTCTCCGAACAGGTCACCGCCAGCATCGAAGAGAAGACCGTCCGCCCCGACCTGGTGGTGCGGCTGCACGGCGGCCGGACCGTGGTGGTGGATGCGAAGGCGCCGTTCGAGGCGTACCTGGCGGCGATGGAGGCCCGCGACGAGGCCGGCCGTGAGAAGCACCTCGCCACCCACGCCGGCCACCTGCGCCGGCATGTCGACAGCCTGGCGGCGAAGTCCTACTGGTCGGCCTTCCCGCAGGCCCCCGAGTTTGTGGTGCTCTTCGTGCCCGCGGACCCGTTCCTGGACGCGGCGTTGCGGCACGACCCGAGCCTGCTGGAGCACGCGTTCACCCGCGACATCGTGCTGGCCACCCCCGCCACGCTCGTAGCATTGTTACGGACGGTCGCGTACGCGTGGCGGCAGGAGGCGTTGGCCCGCAACGCGGCCGAGGTGCACACCCTCGCCCGGGAGCTGTACGCGCGGCTGAGCACCATGGGCGACCATCTGTCCAAACTCGGTGGCTCGCTCGGCGGCGCGGTCACCGCCTACAACAAAGCGGTCGGTTCGCTGGAGGCAAGGGTGCTGGTCAGCGCCCGCAAACTGGCCGAGTTGGGGGTCGCCGACTCGGAGCTGCCCGCGCCGGAGCAGGTGGAGACGGCCCCCCGGCAACCCCAGGCCCCCGAACTCGTCAACGAGCCGCCGCCCCGGCCCTGA
- a CDS encoding glycosyltransferase — protein MDRPYDQRHRAGRLRIAMLVPPWYELPPPGYGGVEQMAAALVDALVAKGHEVTVIGAGVRSGTAGRFVSTVAEPQHLRLGEGLPELLHVARANQLLAEGDFDVVHDHTSSGLLTAGTRPMPTVATVHNCPKGEHGDLLAALGETEVSLVAISAAQRRTRPELPWSAVIHNGLSTEGLANTPPDPRPATQRPVLWLARFNPDKGPDLAIEACRAAGLPLVLAGKCTEPGERSYLSEVIAPMLGPDTELVLNADRRRCQALIRSARCLILPIRWEEPFGMVMVEAMAEGTPVVALRRGAVPEVIRAGVTGLICDEPEQLPAALEQVTSIDSITCISHVQNSFSAELMASRYEQVYRRAVRRSLARETAPAYAPVGQRTLHGF, from the coding sequence ATGGACCGACCGTACGACCAACGACACCGCGCCGGCCGACTACGGATAGCGATGCTCGTACCGCCGTGGTATGAGCTTCCGCCGCCCGGTTACGGCGGTGTGGAACAGATGGCCGCCGCGCTGGTCGATGCGCTGGTTGCGAAGGGCCATGAGGTTACGGTGATCGGCGCCGGTGTGCGCAGCGGCACCGCCGGCCGATTCGTCTCCACCGTGGCCGAGCCGCAACATCTCCGTCTCGGCGAAGGGTTGCCCGAGCTGCTGCACGTCGCCCGGGCCAACCAGCTGCTGGCCGAAGGCGACTTCGACGTGGTGCATGACCACACCTCGTCTGGTCTGCTCACCGCCGGCACCCGGCCGATGCCAACTGTCGCAACCGTCCACAACTGCCCCAAGGGGGAGCACGGCGATCTGCTCGCCGCGCTCGGGGAGACCGAGGTCTCGCTGGTCGCGATCTCCGCGGCGCAACGACGGACCCGGCCCGAACTACCCTGGTCCGCAGTTATCCACAATGGTCTCTCGACGGAGGGGTTGGCGAACACCCCACCGGACCCCCGGCCGGCGACGCAACGGCCGGTGCTGTGGCTCGCCCGGTTCAACCCGGACAAGGGGCCCGACCTGGCGATCGAGGCCTGCCGCGCGGCCGGCCTCCCGCTGGTGCTGGCGGGGAAGTGCACCGAACCAGGGGAGCGAAGCTACCTGAGCGAGGTGATCGCGCCGATGCTCGGACCGGACACCGAGCTGGTACTCAACGCCGACCGGCGGCGGTGCCAGGCGCTGATCCGGTCGGCTCGCTGCCTGATCCTCCCGATCCGTTGGGAGGAGCCGTTCGGCATGGTCATGGTGGAGGCGATGGCGGAGGGGACGCCGGTGGTGGCGCTGCGCCGAGGTGCGGTGCCGGAGGTGATCCGGGCCGGAGTCACCGGGCTGATCTGCGACGAGCCGGAGCAGCTACCGGCGGCGCTGGAACAGGTCACCTCGATCGACTCGATCACCTGCATCAGCCACGTCCAGAATTCCTTCTCCGCGGAGCTGATGGCCAGCCGCTACGAGCAGGTCTACCGGCGGGCGGTTAGGCGTTCCCTCGCCCGGGAGACGGCGCCGGCCTACGCACCGGTCGGACAGCGGACGCTGCACGGATTCTGA
- a CDS encoding YbjQ family protein, with translation MLVVTTDDIPGYEIRQVLGEAIGVTGRTRNPYREGVRKLHGGGNPQLVKALTRWRLDAVDQMIRHAQTLGANAVVAMRFDHRNVTDMWGEICAYGTAVVAVPVSPSAPPLSPQTRQRAAEPAPAEPAEPTETGEPTEPAELTGSS, from the coding sequence ATGCTGGTGGTCACCACTGACGACATTCCCGGATATGAGATCCGGCAGGTACTCGGAGAAGCGATCGGCGTGACCGGTCGGACCCGTAACCCGTACCGGGAAGGGGTCCGGAAGCTGCACGGCGGTGGCAATCCCCAATTGGTCAAGGCGCTCACCCGATGGCGACTCGATGCGGTCGACCAGATGATCCGCCACGCCCAGACATTGGGCGCCAACGCGGTGGTGGCGATGCGTTTCGACCACCGCAATGTAACTGATATGTGGGGGGAGATCTGCGCCTACGGGACCGCGGTAGTGGCGGTCCCGGTCAGCCCGTCGGCCCCACCGCTATCGCCACAGACCAGGCAACGCGCGGCCGAACCAGCGCCGGCCGAGCCGGCCGAGCCCACCGAGACCGGCGAGCCGACCGAACCGGCCGAGCTGACCGGAAGCAGCTGA
- a CDS encoding 4-hydroxy-3-methylbut-2-enyl diphosphate reductase, which yields MDADQRTDRKRVLLAKPRGYCAGVDRAVQTVEEALKLYGPPIYVRKQIVHNKHVVRTLEAQGAIFVEENDEVPEGAIVIFSAHGVAPEVHEQARERKLRAIDATCPLVTKVHHEARRFAKEGYEILLIGHAGHEEVVGTAGEAPDNIQLVESPEHADQITVADPEKVVWLSQTTLSVDETMQTVERLRTRLPLLQAPPSDDICYATQNRQQVVKEIAPDCDLVLVVGSRNSSNSVRLVEVALETGARAAYLIDYADEIDPAWLVGVGTVGLTSGASVPDELVMQVLDHLAEQGFHDVAEVSTADETLTFALPQQLKKDLREAAAARAGAAAKLAGTAAEQ from the coding sequence GTGGACGCTGACCAGAGGACCGACCGTAAGCGGGTGCTGCTGGCCAAGCCGCGCGGCTACTGCGCGGGTGTCGACCGGGCGGTGCAGACCGTCGAGGAGGCGCTCAAGCTCTACGGCCCCCCGATCTATGTGCGTAAGCAGATCGTGCACAACAAGCACGTGGTGCGCACCTTGGAAGCGCAGGGGGCCATCTTCGTCGAGGAGAACGACGAGGTGCCCGAGGGTGCGATCGTCATCTTCTCCGCCCACGGCGTCGCGCCCGAGGTGCACGAGCAGGCCCGGGAGCGCAAGCTGCGGGCGATCGATGCCACCTGCCCGCTGGTGACCAAGGTGCATCACGAAGCCAGGCGGTTCGCCAAGGAGGGTTACGAGATCCTCCTGATCGGCCACGCCGGCCACGAAGAGGTCGTCGGCACGGCGGGTGAGGCACCCGACAACATCCAGCTGGTGGAGAGCCCGGAGCACGCCGACCAGATCACCGTCGCCGACCCAGAAAAGGTGGTCTGGCTCTCGCAGACCACGCTCTCGGTAGACGAGACCATGCAGACCGTCGAGCGGCTGCGCACCCGACTGCCGCTGCTGCAAGCGCCACCCAGCGACGACATCTGCTACGCCACCCAGAATCGGCAGCAGGTGGTGAAGGAGATCGCCCCCGACTGCGACCTGGTGCTGGTGGTGGGTTCCCGCAACTCCTCCAACTCGGTGCGGCTGGTCGAGGTCGCGCTAGAGACGGGTGCCCGCGCGGCCTACCTGATCGACTACGCCGACGAGATCGATCCGGCGTGGTTGGTCGGGGTGGGCACGGTGGGGTTGACCTCCGGCGCCAGCGTCCCGGACGAGCTGGTGATGCAGGTGCTCGACCACCTCGCCGAGCAGGGTTTCCACGACGTGGCGGAGGTGAGCACCGCCGACGAGACCCTCACCTTCGCGTTGCCGCAGCAGCTCAAGAAAGACCTTCGGGAAGCCGCGGCAGCCCGGGCCGGGGCGGCTGCGAAGCTCGCCGGCACCGCCGCCGAGCAGTAG
- the xseA gene encoding exodeoxyribonuclease VII large subunit, protein MAEPTPESSRSSLEQPWPVRVVSQRIGEWIGRLGWVWVDGQIAQISRRPGASTVFLTLRDPSADLSLTVTTNRDVLDRNAPNLAEGARVVIHAKPAFYPARGTLSLRADDVRQVGLGELLARIEQLRKLLRAEGLFDPDRKRRPPFLPRRVGVITGRGSAAERDVAAVSQRRWPAVQLRVVNVPVQGPTAVPQIIEALRMLDSDDGVDVIILARGGGSVEDLLPFSDEALCRAVFAARTPVVTAIGHESDSPLVDFVADLRAATPTDAAKRVVPDLAEETRLVVTGRQRIRRAVAGLVDREQHRLDAYRSRPVLARPQVLVSARAEETTAWRDRARRCLGHRLDAAADELRHTHARLRALSPAATMARGYAVVQRGDGRVVLDSDEVTAGDSLRIRLAVGDLHATVDATRPATAD, encoded by the coding sequence GTGGCCGAGCCTACCCCGGAATCGTCTCGAAGCAGCCTGGAGCAGCCGTGGCCGGTACGGGTGGTGAGTCAGCGGATCGGCGAGTGGATCGGCCGGCTCGGCTGGGTGTGGGTGGACGGCCAGATCGCCCAGATTTCCCGGCGCCCGGGCGCCAGCACGGTCTTCCTCACCCTCCGGGACCCGTCGGCCGACCTCAGCCTCACCGTCACCACCAACCGCGATGTGCTCGACCGCAACGCGCCCAACCTGGCCGAGGGCGCCCGGGTAGTGATCCACGCCAAGCCCGCCTTCTACCCCGCCCGGGGCACGCTGTCGCTGCGCGCCGACGACGTACGCCAAGTCGGTCTGGGTGAACTCCTCGCCCGGATCGAGCAGCTGCGTAAGTTGCTGCGCGCCGAAGGCCTCTTCGACCCGGATCGGAAGCGCCGGCCGCCGTTTCTGCCGCGCCGAGTCGGCGTGATCACCGGCCGTGGCAGCGCCGCCGAGCGGGATGTGGCGGCGGTGAGCCAACGGCGCTGGCCGGCGGTGCAGCTGCGGGTGGTCAACGTCCCGGTGCAGGGCCCGACCGCGGTCCCGCAGATCATCGAGGCGCTCCGGATGCTCGACAGCGACGACGGCGTGGACGTGATCATCCTGGCTCGCGGCGGCGGCAGCGTCGAGGACCTGCTGCCCTTCTCCGACGAGGCGCTCTGCCGCGCCGTCTTCGCCGCCCGGACCCCGGTGGTGACCGCGATCGGGCACGAGAGCGACAGCCCGCTGGTGGACTTCGTCGCCGATCTCCGCGCCGCGACCCCCACCGACGCCGCCAAGCGGGTGGTTCCCGATCTGGCCGAGGAGACCCGGCTCGTGGTTACCGGCCGGCAACGGATCCGGCGGGCGGTGGCCGGCCTGGTGGACCGGGAGCAGCACCGGCTCGACGCGTACCGGTCCCGGCCGGTGTTGGCGCGACCGCAGGTCCTCGTCTCGGCCCGGGCTGAAGAGACCACCGCCTGGCGGGACCGAGCCCGCCGCTGCCTAGGGCACCGGCTCGACGCCGCCGCAGACGAACTACGCCACACCCATGCCCGGCTGCGGGCGCTCTCCCCGGCCGCCACCATGGCCCGCGGGTACGCGGTGGTGCAGCGGGGCGACGGCCGGGTGGTCCTCGATAGTGACGAGGTCACCGCCGGCGATTCGCTGCGGATCCGGCTCGCCGTCGGCGATCTCCACGCCACCGTCGACGCCACCCGGCCGGCCACCGCCGACTGA
- a CDS encoding glycosyltransferase family 2 protein, which yields MIRSKTHRRVAAWPSVGVVIATRNRPMLLRRALTAVLAQAYPGPIHVAIVHDQAEPDVALAAGGDRPVTVLMNQRTPGLTGARNTGVLALATELVAFCHDDDVWAPEKLQAQVAALTAAAGAEVATCATELEYDGRRTPRLAGLDRIDLADLTRARLATLPSSTFLIRRAALVGPDRIGLLAEDAPGNQNQDWDLLLRAARRAPIAHVDEPLVRMLWRYTSPYSYEYTTKISSLRWIMARHPQLESGRPEAARVYGRLACWSAASGNRRAAWHWTKQTVRQNWREPRAAIALAALSGAVRIERLLATLHRRGHLV from the coding sequence GTGATTCGGAGCAAGACGCACCGGCGGGTCGCGGCGTGGCCCTCGGTCGGAGTGGTCATCGCGACCCGCAACCGGCCCATGCTGCTCCGGCGGGCCCTCACCGCCGTCCTGGCCCAGGCGTACCCGGGGCCGATTCACGTCGCGATCGTGCATGACCAGGCGGAGCCGGACGTGGCGCTCGCCGCCGGTGGCGACCGCCCGGTCACGGTACTGATGAACCAGCGCACCCCGGGGCTGACCGGTGCCCGTAACACCGGCGTCTTGGCGCTCGCCACCGAGCTGGTCGCGTTCTGCCACGACGACGACGTGTGGGCGCCCGAGAAGCTGCAGGCCCAGGTGGCGGCGCTCACCGCCGCGGCCGGCGCGGAGGTCGCCACCTGCGCCACCGAGCTTGAGTACGACGGCCGGCGTACGCCACGGCTGGCCGGGCTGGACCGGATCGACCTGGCCGACCTGACCCGGGCCCGGCTCGCTACCCTCCCCTCGTCCACGTTCTTGATCCGGCGCGCCGCGCTGGTCGGCCCAGACCGAATCGGCCTGCTCGCCGAAGACGCGCCCGGCAACCAGAACCAGGACTGGGACCTGTTGCTGCGGGCCGCCCGGCGAGCCCCGATCGCGCATGTGGACGAGCCGCTGGTGCGGATGCTGTGGCGGTACACCTCGCCGTACAGCTACGAGTACACCACCAAGATCTCGTCGCTGCGCTGGATCATGGCCCGGCATCCGCAGCTGGAGTCTGGGCGGCCAGAGGCGGCCCGGGTCTACGGCCGGCTGGCCTGTTGGTCTGCGGCGAGCGGCAATCGGCGGGCAGCCTGGCACTGGACGAAGCAGACGGTCCGGCAGAACTGGCGGGAGCCCCGAGCGGCGATCGCGTTGGCGGCGTTGTCGGGAGCGGTCCGGATCGAGCGGCTCCTGGCCACCCTCCACCGCCGCGGCCACCTCGTCTGA
- the pruA gene encoding L-glutamate gamma-semialdehyde dehydrogenase translates to MDAIFTVPEPRNEPPREYSPGSADRERLQRRLAELAGAPTDLTMTIDGQQRMGGGAPINVVQPHQHRHVLGVMHNASNADAEAAVTAAVAAAPAWRAMPYEDRAAIFLRAADLLAGPWRDSINATTMLGQSKTVVQAEIDAACELIDFLRYNVAFGRKLLAEQPMSPPGVWNRFDHRPLEGFVYAITPFNFTAIAGNLPAAPALMGVPVVWKPSPTQQLAAHITMRVFEAAGLPPGVINMVTGDGLAVSEVALAHPELAGLHFTGSAQTFQLLWRTIGENITRYRNYPRIVGETGGKDFVVAHPSADADALHTALIRGAFEYQGQKCSAASRAYLPRSIWEGGLRDRLAATADSLTYGDVTDFRNFGGAVIDARAFAKHSAALDMIAGSDSCSVIAGGTCDDSEGWFVRPTVVECTDPEHKVFTTEYFGPILGVHVFDDDRFEDVVRQAEGVAPYALTGAIFADDKRAANWASEVLRYAAGNFYLNDKPTGSVVGQQPFGGARASGTNDKAGSWHNLIRWVSPRVIKENFVPPTDHTYPHMG, encoded by the coding sequence ATGGACGCCATTTTCACCGTGCCGGAGCCGCGTAACGAGCCGCCCCGGGAGTATTCCCCGGGCAGCGCCGACCGCGAGCGCCTGCAGCGGCGACTGGCCGAGCTGGCGGGTGCGCCGACAGACCTCACCATGACGATCGACGGCCAGCAGCGCATGGGTGGCGGCGCGCCGATCAACGTGGTGCAGCCGCATCAACACCGGCACGTGCTGGGAGTCATGCACAATGCGTCCAACGCCGATGCGGAGGCGGCGGTAACGGCGGCGGTAGCCGCCGCACCGGCGTGGCGGGCGATGCCGTACGAGGACCGCGCCGCCATCTTCCTGCGCGCGGCGGACCTGCTCGCCGGCCCGTGGCGGGATTCGATCAACGCGACGACGATGTTGGGTCAGTCGAAGACGGTGGTCCAGGCCGAGATCGACGCCGCCTGCGAGTTGATCGACTTCCTTCGTTACAACGTCGCGTTCGGGCGTAAGCTGCTCGCGGAGCAGCCGATGTCCCCGCCCGGTGTGTGGAACCGGTTCGACCACCGGCCGCTGGAAGGGTTCGTCTACGCGATCACCCCGTTCAACTTCACCGCGATCGCGGGTAACCTACCGGCGGCGCCAGCGCTGATGGGCGTGCCGGTGGTGTGGAAGCCGTCGCCGACTCAGCAACTCGCCGCGCACATCACGATGCGGGTCTTCGAGGCGGCTGGCCTGCCGCCGGGTGTGATCAACATGGTGACCGGCGACGGCCTGGCCGTCTCGGAGGTGGCGTTGGCCCACCCGGAGTTGGCCGGCCTGCACTTCACTGGCTCGGCCCAGACCTTTCAGCTGCTGTGGCGCACGATCGGCGAGAACATCACCCGCTACCGCAACTATCCCCGGATCGTGGGGGAGACCGGCGGCAAGGACTTCGTCGTCGCCCACCCCAGCGCGGACGCGGACGCGCTGCACACAGCGTTGATCCGGGGCGCCTTCGAGTACCAGGGGCAGAAGTGCTCGGCGGCCTCCCGGGCGTACCTGCCGCGTTCGATCTGGGAAGGCGGCCTGCGGGACCGGCTGGCGGCGACCGCGGACTCACTGACCTACGGCGATGTCACCGACTTCCGGAACTTCGGTGGCGCGGTGATCGACGCCCGGGCGTTCGCCAAGCACTCGGCCGCGCTGGACATGATCGCCGGCTCGGACTCGTGTTCGGTGATCGCTGGCGGCACCTGCGACGACTCGGAGGGTTGGTTCGTCCGGCCGACCGTGGTCGAGTGCACCGATCCGGAGCACAAGGTCTTCACCACCGAGTATTTTGGGCCGATCCTGGGTGTCCACGTCTTCGACGACGACCGGTTCGAAGATGTGGTGCGCCAGGCCGAAGGAGTCGCGCCGTACGCGTTGACCGGGGCGATCTTCGCTGACGACAAGCGGGCGGCGAACTGGGCCAGCGAGGTGCTCCGCTACGCGGCCGGCAACTTCTACCTCAACGACAAGCCGACCGGTTCGGTGGTCGGCCAGCAGCCGTTCGGGGGAGCGCGGGCCAGCGGCACCAACGACAAGGCCGGTTCCTGGCACAACTTGATCCGGTGGGTCTCCCCGCGGGTGATCAAGGAGAACTTCGTCCCGCCGACCGACCACACCTATCCCCACATGGGCTGA
- a CDS encoding DUF6912 family protein has product MTGPPIRAYLPGTFAVLATLRRQRELPPGAAYAVTAGLRAEAPGEDDETLEYEAFCRAADASLALLRGGHTAPRRVVIAVDLPAAQVAGAAAADVATVNLAGPVPLTRVAAIHVDGVAAEPAVAAALDAADPSGTELDEELEWYDVSELDQLVPAEAG; this is encoded by the coding sequence ATGACCGGTCCCCCGATCCGTGCCTACCTACCGGGTACCTTCGCCGTCCTCGCGACGCTGCGTCGGCAGCGGGAACTGCCCCCCGGGGCGGCGTACGCGGTCACCGCCGGGCTGCGGGCGGAAGCCCCCGGCGAAGACGACGAGACGCTGGAGTACGAGGCGTTCTGCCGGGCCGCGGACGCCTCGTTGGCGCTGTTGCGGGGCGGGCACACGGCACCCCGTCGAGTGGTGATCGCGGTGGACCTCCCTGCGGCGCAGGTTGCCGGCGCGGCCGCGGCGGATGTGGCGACGGTCAACCTGGCCGGGCCGGTGCCGTTGACCAGGGTCGCGGCGATCCATGTCGACGGGGTGGCCGCCGAGCCCGCGGTGGCCGCGGCGCTCGACGCAGCCGACCCGTCCGGGACCGAACTCGATGAGGAGCTGGAGTGGTACGACGTCTCCGAACTTGATCAGTTGGTGCCGGCGGAGGCGGGTTGA
- a CDS encoding Rv3235 family protein — MRPTLATPPQLRLRAAPTYDPPFDDQATTDWRSAGASQPMLAAPQPLAPAGTSGPAGASGGSADRRSPTAAAPATTAAAVRFVNTCLEILNGYRAVNHLRAVTHPLAAPEVIAAMTQAVRRLRRTVSPQRASPRRESLVKVRQMRTCEPRPGVAELAVVVGARVGPQARDERSWALAFRLEQTQDRWLCTAAQLL, encoded by the coding sequence ATGCGACCGACCCTGGCGACACCGCCACAGCTCCGACTGCGCGCCGCCCCCACCTACGATCCGCCCTTCGACGATCAGGCGACCACCGACTGGCGCAGCGCCGGGGCTTCGCAGCCGATGCTCGCCGCCCCCCAACCGCTGGCGCCGGCGGGCACCAGCGGTCCGGCCGGCGCCAGCGGCGGCTCGGCTGATCGGCGGTCTCCCACCGCGGCCGCGCCTGCCACGACCGCCGCGGCGGTCCGCTTCGTCAACACCTGCCTGGAGATTCTCAACGGCTACCGGGCGGTCAACCACCTGCGGGCGGTGACCCATCCGCTCGCCGCCCCCGAGGTGATCGCGGCGATGACTCAGGCGGTACGCCGGCTGCGGCGAACGGTGTCTCCGCAGCGCGCCAGCCCTCGCCGGGAAAGCCTGGTGAAGGTCCGGCAGATGCGCACCTGCGAGCCCCGCCCCGGCGTCGCCGAGTTAGCGGTCGTGGTGGGTGCCCGGGTCGGGCCGCAGGCGCGGGACGAACGGTCCTGGGCGCTCGCCTTTCGGCTGGAGCAGACCCAGGACCGTTGGTTGTGCACCGCAGCGCAGCTGCTGTGA